A part of Lacinutrix sp. 5H-3-7-4 genomic DNA contains:
- a CDS encoding thermonuclease family protein translates to MYNYYAKIIGVYDGDTVTAVVDLGFLHSQEMKLRLYGIDTPELRGEEKEEGKKVRDILREMILDKEVELITYKDKQGKYGRYLATIMIDGVDVNQWLVANGHAKVYLP, encoded by the coding sequence ATGTATAATTATTACGCTAAAATAATAGGAGTTTACGATGGTGATACGGTTACAGCAGTTGTAGATTTAGGGTTTTTACATTCGCAAGAAATGAAACTTCGTCTTTATGGCATTGATACTCCAGAATTAAGAGGAGAAGAAAAAGAAGAAGGAAAAAAAGTTAGAGATATTTTAAGAGAAATGATTCTTGATAAAGAAGTAGAACTAATTACTTATAAAGATAAGCAAGGTAAGTATGGCAGATATTTAGCAACAATAATGATTGATGGTGTAGATGTAAACCAATGGTTAGTTGCAAACGGTCATGCTAAAGTTTATTTACCATAA